From one Drosophila subpulchrella strain 33 F10 #4 breed RU33 chromosome 3L, RU_Dsub_v1.1 Primary Assembly, whole genome shotgun sequence genomic stretch:
- the LOC119554675 gene encoding iduronate 2-sulfatase isoform X1 encodes MTSVRLLFPLLLPVLLDAVAPPPPRRPNVVMVIFDDLRPVIGAYGDPLASTPYLDDFARGSHVFTRVYSQQSLCAPSRNSLLTGRRPDTLHLYDFYSYWRTFTGNFTTLPQYFKEHGYYTYSCGKVFHPGLSSNNTDDYPLSWSAPAFRPRTEQFMNSPVCPDKEGILRKNLICPVELQTQPYKTLPDIESVAEALRFVESRKNNNREPFFLAMGFHKPHINFRFPRQFLSRFKLSQFYNYTEDSLKPPDMPAVAWNPYTDVRARDDFKHSNISFPYGPISRHQAAQIRQGYYASVAYVDDLFGKLIGGLNLDETVVVVLGDHGWSLGEHAEWAKYSNFEVALRVPLIIRTPQFPLTQTKYYHAITELLDVFPTLVDLAGLPKLPSCQNSQELTCGEGKSLYFQLMGLGRADEHVALSQYPRPGMLPTKHPNSDKPKLRNIKIMGYSLRTDIYRYTLWVRFHAQNFSRDWHDVYGEELYDHRLDSGEELNLVPLPEFDDVRQRLRRRLMEVVGS; translated from the exons ATGACCAGTGTTCGTCTCCTGTTCCCGCTGTTACTTCCAGTGCTGCTGGACGCAGTtgctcctccacctccacGGCGACCCAATGTGGTGATGGTGATCTTCGACGATCTGCGTCCAGTAATTGGCGCCTATGGCGATCCGCTGGCCAGCACTCCGTATTTAGATGATTTTGCCCGGGGAAGTCATGTCTTCACAAGGGTTTATAGTCAG cAATCTCTGTGTGCACCCAGTCGGAATTCCCTGCTCACAGGTCGAAGACCGGATACTTTGCATCTGTATGATTTCTACAGTTACTGGCGCACTTTCACCGGAAACTTTACCACTTTGCCGCAGTACTTCAAGGAGCACGGATACTACACCTACAGCTGCGGAAAGGTATTCCATCCTGGCCTGTCCTCCAACAACACGGATGACTATCCCCTCAGCTGGTCAGCTCCTGCATTTCGTCCTAGAACCGAGCAGTTTATGAACTCGCCGGTGTGTCCAGATAAGGAGGGAATTCTCCGGAAGAATCTCATCTGTCCCGTGGAGCTGCAAACGCAGCCGTACAAGACTCTTCCAGATATCGAGTCCGTGGCGGAGGCTTTACGCTTTGTTGAATCCCGGAAGAATAACAACCGAGAGCCCTTCTTTCTGGCCATGGGTTTCCACAAGCCCCACATAAACTTTCGGTTTCCACGGCAATTTCTGTCAAGATTTAAACTCTCGCAGTTTTACAATTACACGGAGGATAGTTTAAAACCACCGGATATGCCGGCGGTGGCCTGGAATCCCTATACGGATGTTCGTGCTAGGGATGACTTCAAGCACTCCAATATATCCTTTCCCTATGGACCGATATCCCGGCATCAGGCCGCTCAGATAAGACAGGGATACTACGCCTCGGTGGCCTATGTGGATGATCTGTTTGGCAAGTTGATTGGTGGACTGAATCTAGATGAgacggtggtggtggtgctggggGATCATGGCTGGTCCTTGGGCGAACACGCCGAATGGGCCAAGTACAGCAACTTCGAGGTGGCTCTCAGGGTTCCACTGATCATTAGAACGCCGCAGTTTCCCTTAACCCAAACGAAGTACTACCATGCGATCACAGAACTCTTGGATGTGTTCCCCACTTTAGTGGATCTGGCGGGATTACCTAAATTGCCTTCTTGCCAGAATTCCCAGGAGTTGACCTGCGGCGAGGGTAAGAGTCTTTACTTCCAGCTTATGGGTCTGGGTAGAG CTGATGAGCATGTGGCCCTCAGTCAGTATCCTCGACCCGGAATGCTGCCCACAAAACACCCAaatagcgacaagcccaagctGAGGAATATCAAAATCATGGGCTATAGCCTTAGAACCGATATCTATAGGTATACCTTGTGGGTGAGATTTCATGCCCAGAACTTTAGCAGAG acTGGCACGATGTGTATGGCGAGGAGTTGTACGACCATCGCCTGGATTCTGGAGAGGAGTTGAACCTGGTGCCGCTGCCCGAGTTCGATGATGTGCGCCAGCGACTGCGCCGGCGTTTGATGGAGGTCGTGGGCAGCTAG
- the LOC119554675 gene encoding iduronate 2-sulfatase isoform X2 has product MTSVRLLFPLLLPVLLDAVAPPPPRRPNVVMVIFDDLRPVIGAYGDPLASTPYLDDFARGSHVFTRVYSQQSLCAPSRNSLLTGRRPDTLHLYDFYSYWRTFTGNFTTLPQYFKEHGYYTYSCGKVFHPGLSSNNTDDYPLSWSAPAFRPRTEQFMNSPVCPDKEGILRKNLICPVELQTQPYKTLPDIESVAEALRFVESRKNNNREPFFLAMGFHKPHINFRFPRQFLSRFKLSQFYNYTEDSLKPPDMPAVAWNPYTDVRARDDFKHSNISFPYGPISRHQAAQIRQGYYASVAYVDDLFGKLIGGLNLDETVVVVLGDHGWSLGEHAEWAKYSNFEVALRVPLIIRTPQFPLTQTKYYHAITELLDVFPTLVDLAGLPKLPSCQNSQELTCGEADEHVALSQYPRPGMLPTKHPNSDKPKLRNIKIMGYSLRTDIYRYTLWVRFHAQNFSRDWHDVYGEELYDHRLDSGEELNLVPLPEFDDVRQRLRRRLMEVVGS; this is encoded by the exons ATGACCAGTGTTCGTCTCCTGTTCCCGCTGTTACTTCCAGTGCTGCTGGACGCAGTtgctcctccacctccacGGCGACCCAATGTGGTGATGGTGATCTTCGACGATCTGCGTCCAGTAATTGGCGCCTATGGCGATCCGCTGGCCAGCACTCCGTATTTAGATGATTTTGCCCGGGGAAGTCATGTCTTCACAAGGGTTTATAGTCAG cAATCTCTGTGTGCACCCAGTCGGAATTCCCTGCTCACAGGTCGAAGACCGGATACTTTGCATCTGTATGATTTCTACAGTTACTGGCGCACTTTCACCGGAAACTTTACCACTTTGCCGCAGTACTTCAAGGAGCACGGATACTACACCTACAGCTGCGGAAAGGTATTCCATCCTGGCCTGTCCTCCAACAACACGGATGACTATCCCCTCAGCTGGTCAGCTCCTGCATTTCGTCCTAGAACCGAGCAGTTTATGAACTCGCCGGTGTGTCCAGATAAGGAGGGAATTCTCCGGAAGAATCTCATCTGTCCCGTGGAGCTGCAAACGCAGCCGTACAAGACTCTTCCAGATATCGAGTCCGTGGCGGAGGCTTTACGCTTTGTTGAATCCCGGAAGAATAACAACCGAGAGCCCTTCTTTCTGGCCATGGGTTTCCACAAGCCCCACATAAACTTTCGGTTTCCACGGCAATTTCTGTCAAGATTTAAACTCTCGCAGTTTTACAATTACACGGAGGATAGTTTAAAACCACCGGATATGCCGGCGGTGGCCTGGAATCCCTATACGGATGTTCGTGCTAGGGATGACTTCAAGCACTCCAATATATCCTTTCCCTATGGACCGATATCCCGGCATCAGGCCGCTCAGATAAGACAGGGATACTACGCCTCGGTGGCCTATGTGGATGATCTGTTTGGCAAGTTGATTGGTGGACTGAATCTAGATGAgacggtggtggtggtgctggggGATCATGGCTGGTCCTTGGGCGAACACGCCGAATGGGCCAAGTACAGCAACTTCGAGGTGGCTCTCAGGGTTCCACTGATCATTAGAACGCCGCAGTTTCCCTTAACCCAAACGAAGTACTACCATGCGATCACAGAACTCTTGGATGTGTTCCCCACTTTAGTGGATCTGGCGGGATTACCTAAATTGCCTTCTTGCCAGAATTCCCAGGAGTTGACCTGCGGCGAGG CTGATGAGCATGTGGCCCTCAGTCAGTATCCTCGACCCGGAATGCTGCCCACAAAACACCCAaatagcgacaagcccaagctGAGGAATATCAAAATCATGGGCTATAGCCTTAGAACCGATATCTATAGGTATACCTTGTGGGTGAGATTTCATGCCCAGAACTTTAGCAGAG acTGGCACGATGTGTATGGCGAGGAGTTGTACGACCATCGCCTGGATTCTGGAGAGGAGTTGAACCTGGTGCCGCTGCCCGAGTTCGATGATGTGCGCCAGCGACTGCGCCGGCGTTTGATGGAGGTCGTGGGCAGCTAG
- the LOC119554676 gene encoding brain protein I3: MADTRKDAAPPSYEEVMNSPSQDSRLIAGVHQGAPSAPPPNMHMPTYGAFETTPVSVVIQPTPVAMPTEIIVIGGCPACRIGYLEDTFSACGVCCAIFFFPLGILCCLAMREKRCTNCGTVF; the protein is encoded by the exons ATGGCAGATACCCGTAAAGACGCCGCGCCGCCGAGCTACGAAGAGGTCATGAACAGTCCCTCGCAAG ATTCCCGGTTGATAGCGGGCGTACACCAGGGGGCACCTAGTGCTCCGCCCCCCAACATGCACATGCCCACCTACGGAGCATTCGAGACGACGCCGGTCAGCGTGGTGATTCAGCCCACTCCGGTCGCCATGCCCACGGAGATCATTGTGATTGGGGGATGCCCTGCCTGTCGCATTGGCTACCTGGAGGATACCTTCTCCGCCTGCGGCGTGTGCTGCGCCATCTTCTTCTTTCCGCTGGGAATCCTCTGCTGCTTGGCCATGCGCGAGAAACGCTGTACCAATTGCGGAACGGTCTTCTAG
- the LOC119553697 gene encoding YTH domain-containing protein 1: MPRAASKQKLPMREMADLDAVHLGLDENEADIAEELQDFEFNTRSEASESNGGDSTDSEPSISSVSTATSSLVGSGKRKTKKLAKESPQPTVEAKSSKSSSSKNKGKREPTPEDLNGGKKKKRTGSESKKSTSSESPEKVKAKSPPAEERQPAAKKSRTKKPSNLNDSVGHKSDASEAEDEKPALPALESDSESSDSDSGTQHKRNGGNGGGNGRGKPNSKSSTPEKDSGGVGSQPHSQKGYDYMTKLNYLFRDTRFFLIKSNNSDNVQLSKSKSVWATLPQNDANLNQAFKEARNVLLIFSVNESGKFAGFARMAAPSRRDIPQVAWVLPPSISSKALGGVIELDWICRKELSFNATLHLHNTWNEGKPVKIGRDGQEIEPKIGGELCRLFPEDEQIELTPILKKSKETARVMREKGIHVIYKPPRSLSSRGHGGGGGRGGGRGASHDQLGPMRHKRSYHGPPHHRPYRHHHGMGLPPGGGFKRSGSPYRQMGSGGGAPPGGPGDMAMPSWERYMSSAAAAEAYVADYMRNMHGQLPPLPFVPPFAQLPMPGAGAGAAGALPPGAAAMYEQLPPPVRYYDGPGAPPLPDYPPPQRPPPPGFDKAPSYEEFAAWKNAGLPTVPPPGFPVYGGPANGGSNGAGGVAAAQAAAGGSMGGGGSGGGMGGPGGYRNRDGNNGSAGARRREYGNRSGGSSRDSRPFRERGGGGGQRNYRDNRR; this comes from the exons ATGCCGAGGGCAGCCA GTAAACAAAAGCTGCCGATGCGCGAGATGGCGGACTTGGATGCAGTGCACCTGGGCCTGGACGAGAACGAGGCGGACATTGCCGAGGAGCTGCAGGACTTTGAGTTCAACACAAGGAGCGAGGCGTCGGAGTCGAATGGTGGAGACTCCACGGACTCGGAGCCCAGTATCAGCTCGGTGAGCACTGCCACATCCTCGCTGGTGGGCAGTGGCAAGCGGAAGACCAAGAAGCTGGCCAAGGAGAGCCCCCAGCCTACGGTGGAGGCCAAGTCTTCGAAGTCCTCCTCCTCCAAAAACAAAGGCAAACGGGAGCCCACGCCCGAGGATCTGAATGGTGGCAAGAAAAAGAAACGCACAGGCAGTGAGTCCAAGAAATCCACTTCCTCCGAGTCCCCCGAAAAAGTCAAGGCCAAGTCCCCGCCTGCCGAGGAGCGCCAGCCGGCGGCCAAGAAGTCGCGCACCAAGAAACCCTCAAATTTGAACGATTCCGTGGGCCACAAGAGCGATGCCAGCGAGGCGGAGGACGAGAAACCAGCTCTTCCAGCCCTGGAGTCCGATAGCGAGTCCTCCGACTCGGATTCGGGCACCCAGCACAAGAGGAACGGAGGCAATGGTGGCGGCAATGGCCGGGGTAAGCCCAATTCCAAGAGCTCCACGCCAGAAAAGGATTCGGGCGGTGTTGGCTCGCAGCCACATTCACAGAAGGGCTACGACTACATGACCAAGCTGAACTACCTGTTCCGGGACACGCGCTTCTTCCTCATCAAGTCCAACAATAGCGACAACGTCCAGCTGTCCAAGAGCAAGAGCGTGTGGGCCACGCTGCCGCAGAACGACGCCAATCTTAACCAGGCCTTCAAGGAGGCCAGAAATGTGCTGCTCATCTTCTCGGTGAACGAGAGTG GTAAATTTGCAGGCTTTGCCCGGATGGCGGCTCCCTCCCGGCGAGACATTCCCCAGGTGGCCTGGGTACTGCCGCCCAGTATTTCGTCCAAGGCGCTGGGCGGCGTCATCGAGCTTGACTGGATCTGCCGCAAGGAGTTGTCCTTCAACGCCACCCTCCATCTGCACAACACCTGGAACGAGGGCAAGCCGGTGAAGATCGGTCGCGACGGCCAGGAGATTGAGCCCAAGATCGGCGGCGAACTGTGCCGCCTCTTCCCCGAGGACGAGCAAATCGAACTCACCCCAATACTCAAGAAATCCAAGGAGACGGCTCGAGTAATGCGGGAAAAGGGCATCCACGTGATCTACAAGCCGCCCAGGAGTCTCTCTTCGCGTGGCcacggcggaggaggaggccgCGGCGGTGGCAGAGGAGCCAGTCACGACCAGCTGGGTCCTATGCGTCACAAGAGGAGCTACCACGGACCACCACACCATCGCCCGTACCGTCACCATCATGGCATGGGCCTCCCACCGGGCGGTGGCTTCAAGAGAAGCGGTTCTCCCTACCGCCAGATGGGCAGTGGAGGAGGAGCACCACCCGGTGGACCGGGTGACATGGCTATGCCGTCGTGGGAGCGTTACATGTCGTCCGCGGCAGCTGCTGAAGCCTATGTGGCGGACTACATGCGCAACATGCATGGTCAACTACCGCCGTTGCCCTTCGTTCCTCCGTTCGCCCAGCTGCCGATGCCAGGAGCAGGGGCCGGAGCAGCTGGTGCCCTGCCACCGGGAGCGGCTGCCATGTACGAGCAGCTGCCGCCACCGGTGCGGTACTACGATGGACCGGGTGCACCACCACTGCCGGATTATCCGCCTCCACAACGGCCACCACCACCGGGCTTCGATAAGGCGCCGAGCTACGAGGAGTTTGCCGCCTGGAAGAACGCTGGCCTGCCCACAGTGCCACCGCCAGGCTTTCCCGTCTACGGCGGACCAGCCAATGGCGGTAGCAATGGAGCTGGCGGGGTAGCTGCAGCCCAGGCGGCTGCCGGCGGAAGCatgggaggtggaggatccGGCGGCGGAATGGGTGGACCCGGTGGCTATCGGAATCGGGACGGCAACAACGGCTCCGCGGGCGCTCGTCGACGGGAGTACGGAAATCGCAGCGGTGGATCTTCGCGGGATTCGCGACCGTTTCGCGAGCGTGGCGGTGGCGGCGGCCAGCGAAACTATCGGGACAACAGGCGCTAG
- the LOC119555095 gene encoding cell division control protein 48 homolog B, with translation MHQNQLDFPAFPLSLLDDSDLEPQRCYVPAVGDPPGTGWCRCHLSDGSYAVCWVTPRAGSETCCFLDGMVTSSSQFSPTNQRLVLLEPLKLVSCLARIPCVVTVTQELLQRPQVSLEDLEDDVRVFLRHLKLTKGCSVQHRRLAQLGIASVEIIEAPGVAGDECFEISRDAELLLVDTRLGMPYPLISKLKYLPYSFEQPMEDLEQLLEASRSGFSYRFPTTALVVGPVGCGKSRLLGEFLHRHNCNCFYITASQVLRSYPGETEEELRRIFKAAETFREQLQPLLTIVILIEDLELLCPSSSVTDAKNSSSSLRISAQLYKLIDALPQGIVCVATSGAPDSLHEHARRRFVREVSIEMPTEEQRKRLVEDLCQAHDLELTESSLDHIARNTQGFVMADLTLLTRRVQQELMTKNGSNVDQIFRQSLLRTQPSASRSTDVLVSKMTAGFEVIGGMESLKRTLQVSVLAGLRQSAAFARFGLSLPKGVLLYGPPGCAKTTIAKCLAKEADMTFIATSAAEVYSPYVGCGERFISRIFDTARKNAPCLIFLDEIDSLVGRRTVSSGGGGGQVQLRILSTLLTEMDGIVGGGSQQHILVVAATNRPDMIDDALLRPGRFDKLIHVPAPDVDSRLALLKLHAQRMPFHENVVLEEIASRTDRYSGADLCNLCNEAAIEAFQRDFEATEIELQDFEKVLTKQKSSLTQSQIDGYYKFAYRFL, from the exons ATGCACCAGAACCAGTTGGATTTTCCGGCTTTTCCGCTTTCCCTGCTGGACGACAGCGATCTGGAGCCGCAGAGATGCTATGTTCCCGCGGTGGGGGATCCTCCAGGGACGGGATGGTGTCGCTGTCACCTTTCCGATGGCAGTTACGCAGTTTGTTGGGTTACTCCGCGTGCCGGCAGTGAAACTTGTTGCTTCCTGGATGGCATGGTAACCTCTTCGTCCCAATTCTCACCCACCAATCAGCGTTTGGTGCTTCTGGAGCCACTGAAGCTGGTTTCCTGCCTGGCAAGGATTCCCTGCGTTGTCACAGTTACCCAGGAGCTGCTCCAACGCCCTCAGGTCTCTCTGGAGGATCTGGAAGACGATGTGCGAGTCTTCCTGCGCCACCTGAAGCTGACCAAAGGATGCTCCGTGCAGCACAGACGTCTAGCCCAATTGGGCATCGCCAGTGTGGAAATAATCGAAGCTCCAGGGGTTGCTGGTGACGAATGTTTTGAAATATCCCGAGATGCTGAACTGCTCCTGGTGGACACCCGATTGGGAATGCCCTATCCTTTGATTTCCAAATTAAAGTACCTGCCATACAGCTTCGAACAGCCCATGGAGGACTTGGAGCAACTTCTGGAAGCCTCTAGGAGTGGTTTCTCGTACAGATTCCCTACTACCGCGTTGGTTGTGGGACCTGTGGGTTGTGGAAAGAGTCGCCTCCTCGGAGAGTTCCTGCATCGTCACAACTGCAACTGCTTCTACATCACAGCCAGCCAAGTGCTGCGATCTTATCCGGGAGAAACAGAAGAGGAGCTGAGGAGAATCTTCAAGGCTGCTGAAACTTTTAGGGAGCAACTGCAACCTCTAT TGACCATTGTGATACTCATAGAGGATCTGGAGCTGCTTTGCCCCTCATCGAGTGTTACAGATGCCAAGAACTCCAGCAGTTCCCTCCGCATTTCAGCGCAACTCTACAAACTGATTGATGCACTGCCTCAGGGCATTGTTTGTGTGGCCACTTCGGGAGCTCCAGACTCTCTACATGAACACGCGCGCAGGCGTTTTGTACGCGAGGTGTCCATCGAGATGCCTACCGAAGAGCAGCGCAAACGGCTCGTAGAGGATCTCTGCCAAGCACATGATCTGGAACTCACGGAGTCTTCACTCGATCACATAGCCAGGAATACACAAGGTTTTGTAATGGCGGATTTAACACTCCTCACGCGCCGCGTGCAACAGGAACTGATGACCAAAAATGGATCCAATGTGGATCAAATCTTCCGTCAGTCGCTGCTCCGAACTCAACCGAGTGCCTCGCGGTCCACGGATGTGCTGGTGTCAAAAATGACGGCTGGTTTCGAGGTTATCGGAGGAATGGAATCACTGAAACGCACCTTGCAAGTCTCCGTCCTAGCGGGTTTAAGGCAGAGTGCTGCCTTTGCCCGATTTGGATTGAGTCTGCCCAAGGGAGTGCTGCTCTATGGACCTCCCGGATGTGCCAAGACCACCATTGCCAAGTGCCTGGCCAAAGAGGCTGACATGACCTTTATTGCTACTTCGGCGGCGGAGGTTTACTCGCCCTACGTGGGATGCGGAGAAAGATTTATTTCGAGGATATTTGACACAGCGCGAAAGAATGCACCTTGCCTGATTTTCCTGGATGAGATTG ATTCCCTGGTTGGCAGAAGGACAGTCTCAAGTGGCGGCGGTGGTGGTCAAGTTCAGCTGAGGATTCTCTCCACACTGCTCACCGAAATGGATGGCATTGTGGGTGGTGGCAGTCAGCAGCACATACTCGTGGTGGCGGCCACCAATCGTCCGGATATGATTGATGATGCCCTGCTGCGACCTGGGCGCTTCGACAAGCTTATCCATGTACCAGCTCCGGATGTGGACTCCCGCCTGGCGCTGCTGAAACTCCACGCCCAACGAATGCCTTTCCATGAGAATGTGGTGCTTGAGGAGATTGCCTCCCGTACTGATCGATATTCCGGAGCTGACCTGTGTAATCTCTGCAACGAGGCGGCAATTGAGGCTTTCCAGCGtgactttgaggccactgaaATTGAGCTTCAGGACTTTGAGAAGGTCCTGACCAAGCAGAAATCCTCGCTCACCCAAAGTCAAATAGATGGCTACTATAAGTTTGCTTATAGGTTTTTGTAA